In one Paenibacillus sp. JQZ6Y-1 genomic region, the following are encoded:
- a CDS encoding response regulator, translating into MRVLLVDDDVIVTKGLRNIIPWHELNAEIVGEARNGSEALEIALQRHPDLIITDIKMPIMDGLELCRRIHEQMTDTAIVLLSAHEDFDYARQAMQYGVQQYIVKPVARPEIEQLTQYVRELAQRRGQRLDHYHSLFGKELEQRCTEAWQAGDMQFFQQLFDHQLAAELPPSEVKALCIRVLNLLFDFNDRIAGASLGVRAEYMDRLLDLKTSPEVIAFTCQWCSTMGKLASEKKDTRQHALVDYVKQHVQEHIHEPDLSLASIAVRLDRSPAYVSAVFSQNTGVKLGSYITSIRMEMARRLLLDPAVPVYAVSEQLGFLDSHYFARVFKKQEGMTPSEYRNLYLNGNSATGAWS; encoded by the coding sequence ATGAGAGTATTACTTGTAGACGACGACGTCATTGTCACAAAAGGATTACGCAACATCATCCCATGGCACGAGCTGAACGCTGAGATCGTAGGCGAGGCACGCAATGGCAGCGAAGCGCTAGAGATTGCATTACAGCGCCATCCTGACCTAATTATTACCGACATCAAAATGCCTATTATGGATGGGCTGGAATTGTGCCGCCGCATTCATGAGCAGATGACTGATACCGCCATTGTATTACTAAGCGCGCATGAGGACTTTGATTATGCTCGGCAAGCGATGCAATATGGCGTCCAGCAATATATCGTGAAGCCTGTTGCCCGGCCGGAGATTGAACAGCTAACTCAGTATGTACGCGAACTGGCACAACGGCGTGGGCAGCGGTTGGATCATTATCATTCCCTGTTTGGCAAAGAGCTAGAGCAGCGCTGCACCGAAGCATGGCAGGCGGGCGATATGCAGTTTTTTCAACAGCTGTTTGATCACCAGCTGGCAGCCGAGTTACCACCATCAGAGGTGAAGGCGCTCTGTATTCGCGTGCTGAATCTGCTGTTTGATTTTAATGACCGAATTGCTGGTGCGTCGTTAGGAGTCAGAGCAGAGTATATGGATCGACTGCTGGATCTGAAAACGTCACCCGAAGTAATCGCCTTCACCTGTCAATGGTGCAGCACGATGGGCAAGCTGGCGAGTGAGAAAAAAGATACCCGTCAGCATGCGCTGGTCGACTACGTGAAGCAGCATGTGCAGGAGCATATTCACGAACCGGATTTGTCGCTCGCGAGCATTGCCGTGCGGCTAGATCGCTCACCAGCGTATGTGAGTGCGGTATTTAGTCAGAATACAGGCGTCAAGCTGGGCAGTTATATTACATCGATTCGGATGGAAATGGCACGCCGCTTACTGCTTGATCCGGCAGTACCTGTATATGCGGTATCGGAGCAGCTTGGATTTCTAGATTCGCATTATTTTGCCCGTGTATTCAAAAAGCAGGAAGGCATGACCCCGTCGGAATATCGCAATCTCTACCTAAACGGCAATTCAGCAACAGGAGCGTGGTCATGA
- a CDS encoding beta-galactosidase: MNSIPSNDSSVLRTVVFYDSDFPFDGQRPSQQQLAAFGSEVVITNAAGLSEALTQADVYVHLQGSYFPKEAWHAILQHVRDGKGLVHLGGVPFRTPVRQTEQGWQPEYDQTAYHQQLNIHEALPVDAAPIVHYVASKEIPLLSGQEQLFAVEDTWGLVLHVTKIDDHPGQGGSSGPMDAHIYPLLKGISHDGREVAAPVVLLEHTKGDFAGGRWIVANQLAGESFWEHGIAALLDWAQFAARGVTEIWVKPNYASYDPGERPTLTIQLQSLQRHASGGEMDGDWTFALALHKINDHQVSQQNQLSAEEQGVSSESSLWSHQLTIPAFRELNFVKVPVNLIVEPGYYELDVTITSPQGDVRHARQGFWGFDAELLSEGEMLTVDRDYFRKEGRPLPIVGMTYMTSDVARKYLFLPNASVWDRDMLQMKNAGINYLRTGVWTAWRYIMFVDGHPYEEVLRAIDAFILTAKRHGLELTFNFFAFTPEQWEGVNPYLDPRSVEAQKRFISAVVTRHKDTANLHWDLINEPSMFHPDKTFSGPQPVYDRFELEAYRKWVQQRYNNDIAAVQERWNMTPTELPDFAAVRPVSPDEVSFRTTSIYPKKGNRWLDYSLFTMDMHNQWASELRTMIQSIQPRQLVTVGQDEGLAGQRPSPLLYAEAVDYTTVHSWWEMDDLVWDGILTKTLQKPNLIQETGIMYIETPDGRAKRSEQELKYILERKYAYAFSTGGAGAVQWIWNINFYMHNVNESNIGAVRADGTEKPEADVSYDFGRFMNEIRDLFEQRELEQVALVYPYSNDLSTRKLARAATSKLIRTLTYELNVHPRAFGEYHLYELETGTPPKLIIVPSAHNFNGEALQQLLAYVKQHGSTLLFTGPLDLDEYWQPVNRLPEVTDQAPLSNVRREEGLQLDGKMLSVSFGGTRIAELVKQAPLTGIAQVKHIPLGAGKLIWSPLPVELNDRTDTLHALYQYALTEAGAEPELYWQQGGELPGVYGRKLDFAKGSLFIFVSEYGDDAAITVTNPSNQQQYSFTLEAERTVMFATDGEGKLLSTYRPHEVNIQMKERIL, translated from the coding sequence ATGAATTCTATTCCATCCAATGATTCTTCTGTATTGCGCACCGTTGTGTTCTATGATTCCGATTTTCCGTTTGATGGGCAGCGTCCGAGTCAGCAGCAGCTTGCCGCGTTTGGCAGTGAGGTTGTTATCACCAATGCGGCTGGGCTGAGTGAGGCGCTGACACAGGCAGATGTATATGTACATTTGCAGGGCAGTTATTTTCCAAAAGAAGCATGGCATGCCATTTTGCAGCATGTACGGGATGGCAAGGGGCTGGTACATTTGGGCGGCGTTCCATTCCGTACGCCCGTGCGTCAAACGGAGCAGGGCTGGCAGCCAGAATATGACCAGACTGCGTATCATCAGCAGCTTAACATTCACGAAGCATTGCCGGTAGATGCAGCGCCGATTGTACATTACGTCGCTAGCAAGGAGATTCCGTTGTTGTCTGGTCAGGAGCAGCTATTTGCCGTGGAGGATACATGGGGATTGGTCCTGCATGTGACCAAGATAGACGATCATCCGGGTCAGGGCGGTTCTAGCGGTCCGATGGATGCGCATATCTATCCATTGCTCAAGGGCATCTCGCATGATGGACGCGAAGTGGCAGCGCCCGTTGTCCTGCTGGAACATACGAAGGGTGATTTTGCTGGTGGACGCTGGATTGTTGCCAATCAACTGGCAGGAGAGTCGTTCTGGGAACATGGCATAGCTGCACTGTTGGACTGGGCACAATTCGCCGCTCGCGGTGTAACCGAAATCTGGGTGAAGCCGAATTATGCTAGCTACGATCCGGGCGAGCGCCCCACACTGACGATTCAATTGCAAAGCTTACAGCGTCATGCGAGTGGCGGAGAAATGGATGGTGATTGGACCTTTGCACTAGCATTGCACAAGATCAATGATCATCAAGTTTCCCAGCAAAACCAACTTTCTGCTGAAGAACAAGGCGTAAGCAGCGAATCTTCACTCTGGAGTCATCAACTGACCATTCCAGCTTTCCGTGAGCTGAATTTTGTCAAAGTACCTGTGAACCTAATCGTGGAGCCGGGATATTACGAGCTGGATGTGACCATCACGTCACCGCAAGGAGATGTACGGCATGCCCGTCAAGGCTTCTGGGGATTCGATGCGGAGTTGCTGTCAGAGGGCGAGATGCTGACAGTAGACCGCGATTATTTCCGCAAAGAAGGACGACCACTGCCGATTGTCGGTATGACCTATATGACCTCCGATGTAGCGCGCAAATATCTGTTCCTGCCGAACGCCTCGGTCTGGGATCGGGATATGCTGCAAATGAAAAACGCAGGTATTAACTATTTGCGGACCGGAGTATGGACGGCGTGGCGCTACATCATGTTCGTCGATGGGCATCCGTATGAGGAAGTGCTGCGGGCGATTGACGCTTTTATTTTGACTGCGAAACGACATGGGTTAGAGCTAACCTTTAACTTTTTCGCCTTTACCCCAGAGCAGTGGGAAGGCGTGAACCCGTATCTTGATCCGCGTAGTGTGGAGGCGCAGAAACGCTTTATTTCCGCAGTGGTTACGCGGCATAAGGATACTGCCAATCTGCATTGGGATCTGATCAACGAGCCATCCATGTTCCACCCTGACAAAACATTCAGCGGACCGCAGCCTGTGTATGATCGCTTTGAACTGGAAGCGTATCGGAAGTGGGTGCAGCAGCGCTACAACAACGATATTGCCGCTGTACAGGAGCGCTGGAATATGACGCCTACCGAGCTGCCTGATTTTGCCGCTGTACGCCCAGTAAGCCCAGATGAAGTCAGCTTCCGCACCACATCCATTTATCCGAAAAAAGGCAATCGTTGGCTCGATTACAGCCTGTTCACGATGGATATGCACAATCAATGGGCGAGCGAATTGCGTACGATGATCCAATCCATTCAACCGCGCCAGCTGGTGACGGTCGGGCAGGATGAAGGTCTAGCAGGGCAGCGCCCATCGCCACTGCTGTACGCCGAAGCGGTCGATTATACAACAGTGCATTCATGGTGGGAAATGGACGATCTCGTCTGGGATGGCATCCTAACCAAAACACTGCAAAAGCCGAATCTGATTCAGGAAACCGGCATTATGTATATCGAAACGCCAGACGGTCGTGCCAAGCGCAGCGAGCAGGAGTTAAAGTATATTTTGGAACGCAAATATGCGTATGCCTTTTCCACTGGCGGCGCAGGCGCGGTGCAATGGATCTGGAATATTAACTTTTATATGCACAATGTGAACGAATCGAATATTGGAGCGGTGCGTGCCGACGGAACAGAGAAGCCAGAAGCGGATGTATCGTATGATTTTGGACGCTTTATGAATGAGATTCGCGATCTGTTTGAGCAGCGGGAATTGGAGCAGGTGGCGTTGGTGTATCCGTATTCCAATGACCTGTCTACGCGTAAACTAGCGCGTGCAGCAACCTCGAAGCTGATCCGTACGCTGACGTATGAGCTGAACGTGCATCCACGCGCATTTGGCGAGTATCATCTGTATGAGCTGGAAACCGGTACGCCACCGAAGCTGATCATCGTGCCAAGTGCGCATAATTTTAACGGTGAAGCACTTCAGCAACTGCTGGCATATGTGAAGCAGCATGGTAGTACATTGCTGTTTACCGGTCCGCTTGATCTGGACGAATACTGGCAGCCAGTCAACCGTTTGCCAGAGGTGACGGATCAGGCACCTCTGTCCAATGTACGCCGCGAGGAAGGATTACAGCTGGATGGCAAGATGCTATCGGTATCGTTTGGCGGGACACGGATTGCCGAACTGGTTAAGCAAGCGCCGCTGACTGGCATTGCGCAAGTGAAGCATATTCCGCTTGGTGCAGGCAAGCTTATCTGGAGTCCATTACCGGTCGAGTTGAATGACCGCACCGATACATTGCACGCATTGTATCAATATGCACTGACCGAAGCAGGTGCTGAACCGGAATTGTATTGGCAGCAAGGCGGTGAGTTGCCTGGTGTGTATGGACGCAAGCTGGATTTTGCCAAAGGAAGTCTGTTCATTTTCGTATCTGAATATGGCGATGATGCCGCTATCACCGTTACCAATCCATCCAATCAACAGCAATACAGCTTCACACTGGAAGCCGAGCGCACAGTCATGTTTGCTACAGATGGTGAGGGCAAGCTATTGTCTACCTACCGTCCGCATGAAGTGAATATCCAGATGAAGGAAAGGATCCTATGA
- a CDS encoding alpha-L-fucosidase, whose translation MSDGKDTAFTDKEQEQIDKLLEVQGGVHNYSSEDSWVKPEDPYLLERLEWFKDQKLGLMMHWGPYSQLGVVESWALSDDDGDWSRDGIDWQPDAQELKREYFGLNKTFHPIRFQPDMWADLAKEGGFRYLNFTTKHHDGFCMWDTHTTDYRITGKDTPFHTHKYADIVGNLFNAFRERGLAISAYFSKADWHTPYYWADGMERGQHSWRGPSYDPHQYPWLWEQFVQFTHNQIEELLTNYGRVDVLWLDAGWVRAGKGGQDIRLGEIVDKMRRHQPWLLSADRTVGGPYENIVTPEQTVPEHAMSIPWESCVTMGTSFSFRYEDQYKSVRELVHLLMEIVSKGGNLALNVGPQPDGRLPEGAIARIKGLGAWLNTYGEAVYSTRSCEPAYTNNWAFTAKPSENKVYATYLYTNEQTQVPTVHTIPYKGTIQSIDLLGESITQSLPFQQTTEGIEVHLPQTTNTEAPIAHVFRLHTI comes from the coding sequence ATGAGCGATGGAAAAGACACAGCATTCACGGACAAAGAACAAGAGCAGATCGATAAGCTGCTGGAAGTGCAGGGTGGTGTGCACAATTACAGCAGCGAGGACTCTTGGGTCAAACCGGAAGACCCGTACTTGCTAGAACGACTGGAATGGTTCAAAGACCAAAAGCTGGGGCTGATGATGCACTGGGGACCATATTCGCAGCTAGGCGTAGTCGAATCATGGGCATTGAGTGATGATGACGGCGACTGGTCGCGTGACGGCATTGACTGGCAACCGGATGCGCAGGAGCTGAAGCGAGAATATTTTGGATTGAACAAGACCTTTCATCCGATTCGCTTTCAACCGGATATGTGGGCAGACTTGGCAAAAGAAGGTGGCTTCCGCTACCTGAATTTTACGACCAAGCATCACGATGGCTTTTGCATGTGGGATACCCATACAACCGATTACCGGATTACAGGCAAGGATACCCCTTTCCATACCCATAAATATGCTGACATTGTGGGCAATCTGTTCAACGCATTCCGCGAGCGTGGACTGGCGATCTCCGCCTACTTTTCCAAAGCTGACTGGCATACGCCGTACTATTGGGCAGATGGCATGGAGCGTGGACAGCATAGCTGGCGCGGACCAAGCTACGATCCACATCAATACCCGTGGCTGTGGGAGCAATTTGTCCAGTTTACTCATAATCAGATTGAGGAACTGCTGACCAATTACGGTCGCGTAGATGTACTGTGGCTCGATGCGGGTTGGGTACGCGCTGGCAAAGGCGGACAGGATATTCGTCTTGGCGAAATTGTCGATAAAATGAGACGGCACCAGCCGTGGCTGCTATCCGCGGACCGCACCGTAGGCGGTCCATACGAAAACATCGTCACACCAGAGCAAACCGTACCAGAGCACGCCATGTCCATTCCGTGGGAAAGCTGCGTCACCATGGGCACATCGTTCTCTTTCCGCTACGAAGATCAATACAAATCCGTACGCGAGTTGGTGCACCTGCTCATGGAGATCGTCTCCAAAGGTGGCAACCTCGCACTGAACGTAGGTCCACAACCCGATGGTCGCCTACCCGAAGGCGCCATCGCTCGCATCAAAGGACTGGGCGCATGGCTCAACACCTACGGCGAAGCTGTCTATAGCACCCGCAGCTGCGAACCTGCCTATACCAACAATTGGGCATTTACAGCCAAACCGTCCGAAAACAAAGTGTACGCTACCTATCTCTACACCAACGAACAAACCCAAGTCCCAACCGTACACACGATCCCTTACAAAGGAACGATCCAATCCATCGACCTACTAGGCGAAAGCATCACTCAATCCCTACCGTTCCAACAAACTACCGAGGGCATCGAAGTCCATCTACCACAAACAACAAACACCGAAGCCCCCATCGCCCACGTCTTCCGATTGCATACAATCTAA
- a CDS encoding glycoside hydrolase family 125 protein, which translates to MTQPMANIAMSTFELPEVIQQTLAEAEQRLAHRPKLAQQFRNCFPNTLETTTKLLDDGTTFVITGDIPALWLRDSVEQLMHYVPLCGKDEQLQRIISGLIRRHMFYLSVDPYANAFNETANDWHWDPADETEMGPWVWERKFELDSLCFTVRLAYQYWKHSGNSDIFDSGFKEGLRSIYKLWRTEQQHMEESPYRFTRRNCPAIDTIRNGGKGMPVNYTGMIWSGFRPSDDACDLHYNIPANMFAVVCLRQMQEMVRFVYRDLAFAEELAQMEEEVQHGIELYGIYRHPQYGPIYAYETDGFGNYCLMDDAGTPSLLSMPYLGYCAPNDQMYLQTRKFILSKENPFYFEGKAARGMGSPHTPPDYVWHMGLSMQGLTASTDKEMLDMIDMLESTDADTGYMHEGFHADDPHTFTRPWFAWSNSLFSNLVYTAMQKGLLDAPH; encoded by the coding sequence ATGACACAACCGATGGCGAATATTGCAATGAGTACGTTTGAATTACCGGAAGTGATCCAACAAACACTGGCGGAAGCGGAGCAGCGACTGGCACACCGTCCAAAGCTAGCGCAGCAATTCCGTAATTGCTTTCCGAATACATTAGAGACGACAACCAAGCTGCTGGATGATGGCACCACCTTTGTCATTACCGGCGATATTCCGGCGTTATGGCTGCGCGATTCGGTTGAACAGCTCATGCACTATGTACCGCTGTGCGGCAAGGATGAGCAGTTGCAGCGTATCATCAGCGGGTTGATTCGTCGTCATATGTTCTATTTATCCGTTGATCCGTATGCCAATGCCTTTAACGAAACCGCCAACGATTGGCATTGGGACCCAGCAGACGAGACGGAAATGGGACCGTGGGTATGGGAGCGCAAGTTTGAGCTGGATTCGCTTTGCTTTACGGTACGGCTGGCATATCAATATTGGAAGCACAGCGGTAATTCGGATATTTTCGATAGTGGATTTAAAGAAGGTCTGCGCAGCATATATAAGCTGTGGCGGACAGAGCAGCAACATATGGAAGAATCACCCTACCGATTTACCCGCCGCAATTGTCCAGCCATTGATACGATCCGCAATGGGGGGAAAGGCATGCCTGTTAACTATACCGGCATGATCTGGTCAGGCTTCCGCCCTAGCGATGATGCGTGCGATCTGCATTACAATATTCCGGCAAATATGTTTGCTGTCGTTTGTCTGCGTCAGATGCAGGAGATGGTGCGGTTTGTGTATCGCGATCTGGCGTTTGCCGAGGAACTGGCACAGATGGAAGAGGAGGTGCAGCATGGTATTGAGCTGTATGGCATTTACCGTCACCCGCAGTATGGTCCAATTTATGCGTACGAAACGGATGGATTTGGCAACTATTGCCTGATGGATGACGCAGGTACACCAAGCCTGCTGTCTATGCCGTATTTGGGCTATTGTGCACCGAATGATCAGATGTATTTGCAGACCCGCAAATTTATTTTAAGCAAAGAAAATCCGTTTTACTTTGAAGGCAAGGCTGCACGCGGCATGGGCAGCCCGCATACACCACCGGATTATGTGTGGCATATGGGCTTGTCGATGCAGGGGCTGACCGCCAGTACGGATAAAGAAATGCTGGATATGATTGATATGCTGGAGAGTACAGACGCAGATACAGGCTATATGCACGAAGGCTTTCATGCGGACGATCCGCATACCTTTACCCGCCCTTGGTTTGCATGGTCAAACAGTCTCTTCTCCAATCTGGTGTACACAGCTATGCAAAAAGGGCTACTGGATGCCCCCCATTGA
- a CDS encoding ABC transporter substrate-binding protein produces the protein MLHKSKAWSLSLAVLLLLSVVLSACGGSDESSATGANGELAPVELVFYNYATPMKGQERVLQEINKYLKEKINATVKVVTMEGSDFETKVPVMLASGQPMDIVFTSSWTNNYLSNVSKQAFTPLTSLMDQYGQDLKKTVPDTLWKGMTVKNEIYAVPSYKEIGHQVGVLMRKDLVDKYKIDTSSIKSWKDMEPILKTIHEKDPSILPLDGSEGMYRSIPVQHMSGDWNLPGVINVGDQPYYNRSDDKIFDQYETPEFKEFVETAYRWNQAGYTPKDVEYQSENDWKAGKVFAGSLLYAPNYVYKRSAQLGYELDYQNLGKGVVETSDVQGGGFAIPRSSKNPERAMMFLNLLYTDPVLANMFVHGIEGQDYQKVDNTFIKPAEGVDPLNPDYDYGYGWMWGNVNIFYYDQSYPKDTLEQFKKFEDNNTPSPALGFNFDTTPVQTQIAAINNVISQFYPPLVRGTVNPDQYLPMFIQKLKDAGVDELITEMQSQYDQWKTEQTKS, from the coding sequence ATGCTGCACAAATCAAAAGCCTGGTCCTTGAGCCTGGCGGTACTCCTATTGCTGTCTGTCGTATTATCCGCATGTGGAGGCTCGGATGAAAGTTCGGCTACTGGTGCCAACGGAGAGCTTGCTCCGGTTGAGTTGGTCTTTTACAACTATGCGACACCGATGAAGGGGCAAGAACGCGTCCTGCAAGAGATCAACAAATACTTGAAGGAAAAGATCAATGCCACTGTCAAAGTGGTCACTATGGAAGGCAGCGATTTTGAAACGAAAGTTCCAGTCATGCTCGCTTCCGGTCAGCCGATGGATATCGTGTTTACCAGCTCGTGGACAAATAACTATCTGTCTAATGTATCCAAGCAAGCGTTCACCCCACTGACTTCCTTAATGGATCAATACGGTCAGGACCTTAAGAAAACCGTACCAGACACACTCTGGAAAGGCATGACCGTCAAAAATGAAATCTATGCCGTTCCAAGCTACAAAGAAATCGGTCATCAGGTGGGCGTGCTGATGCGCAAAGATCTGGTGGACAAATATAAGATCGACACCTCTAGCATTAAGTCGTGGAAGGACATGGAGCCAATCCTGAAAACGATCCACGAGAAAGACCCTAGCATTCTGCCGCTCGACGGCTCAGAGGGCATGTATCGCTCCATTCCTGTGCAGCATATGTCGGGCGACTGGAATCTACCCGGCGTAATCAATGTCGGTGATCAGCCATATTACAACCGTTCCGATGACAAAATCTTTGATCAATACGAGACACCAGAATTTAAGGAGTTTGTAGAGACAGCATATCGCTGGAATCAAGCGGGCTATACACCAAAGGATGTAGAATACCAAAGCGAGAACGATTGGAAAGCTGGCAAAGTATTCGCTGGTTCCCTGCTGTACGCACCGAACTATGTGTACAAACGCAGCGCCCAGCTTGGCTATGAATTAGACTACCAGAACCTTGGCAAAGGCGTTGTCGAGACAAGCGACGTACAGGGTGGCGGCTTCGCGATTCCGCGCTCCTCCAAAAATCCAGAACGCGCCATGATGTTCCTCAATCTGCTATACACCGATCCGGTGCTGGCGAATATGTTCGTCCACGGTATCGAAGGTCAGGATTACCAGAAAGTAGATAATACCTTTATCAAGCCTGCGGAAGGCGTAGACCCACTGAACCCAGACTATGATTACGGATATGGCTGGATGTGGGGCAATGTGAACATTTTCTACTATGACCAATCGTATCCGAAGGATACACTGGAGCAATTTAAAAAGTTCGAGGATAATAACACGCCTTCACCAGCGCTCGGATTTAACTTTGATACGACACCGGTACAGACACAGATTGCGGCGATCAACAACGTGATCAGCCAGTTTTACCCGCCGCTTGTCAGAGGTACGGTCAACCCTGATCAGTACCTGCCGATGTTTATCCAGAAGCTGAAGGATGCGGGTGTAGATGAATTGATCACCGAGATGCAATCCCAGTATGATCAGTGGAAAACAGAGCAAACCAAGTCGTAA
- a CDS encoding cache domain-containing sensor histidine kinase, giving the protein MKGAGGLRGWLARTGIRGKIAVLFIGVITLTAVLSNGILYIVFTSIMREQLLEDQQNIMLQSRNNIQNVETSIDQATYYFSTDKTIADILNQSATDDIERYRNLNIMNQQFIKYLDVPLSNVVNSYSALFFVSDTSAVAQTLPTTSLQLLGNLSDFGGNRFFSPQLAAGEAWYKRTVELQGTLNIFYADGDQEHVYVAKQVRNPLIINSNNEMGVVVIAIDKNEFGRQIENSQLTSGTRMLLADQTNRVLYSNDRSWTGVQITEGGQLSPLLEYADVGGSTDLNYNHTSYIADIYPLKWGWNLVALIPYSDVTERLSIIRYLIAGITGLVIVVGVVLTLIVSNSIARPVIKLANVMKKIKDESNIDVFIEPPEQNEVGVLYRQFNNLMQRINGLVDDVVRSGEREKQAEMKALQAQINPHFIYNTLDSVNWLALSRGEDDIATMVSSLAAILRYSIREPGEKVPLEQEIDHVRNYVSIQQMRYGNNFDVQYDVDARLYRYPVPKFIIQPLIENAIQHGTERHHGQGHIVLRAQIIEDGRIENEGATYLEDAPRSCIQLIVEDNGPGADIDALNHYLNHHQEVLPSSDGIGIRNVHQRIRLHDHDERYGLHFEYKNGVMKSIITLPYEERK; this is encoded by the coding sequence ATGAAAGGGGCTGGCGGCTTGCGCGGTTGGCTAGCGCGAACCGGTATCCGTGGCAAAATCGCTGTCTTGTTTATCGGGGTTATTACGCTGACAGCAGTGTTGTCGAATGGTATTTTGTATATCGTATTTACCAGCATTATGCGAGAGCAGCTGCTAGAGGATCAGCAGAATATCATGCTACAAAGCCGCAACAATATTCAAAATGTCGAGACCAGCATTGATCAGGCAACCTATTACTTTTCTACCGACAAGACCATCGCCGATATTCTGAATCAATCGGCGACAGACGATATTGAGCGTTATCGCAATCTGAATATTATGAATCAGCAGTTTATCAAATATCTGGATGTGCCGCTGAGTAATGTGGTCAACTCATACTCGGCGCTTTTTTTTGTCAGTGATACCTCGGCAGTAGCACAGACACTGCCGACCACCAGCTTGCAGCTGCTGGGCAATTTGTCGGATTTCGGTGGCAACCGCTTTTTCAGTCCACAGCTAGCAGCGGGAGAAGCATGGTACAAGCGCACTGTGGAATTACAGGGGACGCTGAATATTTTCTATGCCGATGGCGATCAGGAGCATGTGTATGTCGCTAAGCAGGTGCGCAACCCCCTGATTATAAACAGCAATAACGAGATGGGCGTCGTTGTGATCGCTATCGACAAAAATGAATTTGGACGCCAGATCGAGAATTCACAGCTCACGAGTGGAACCCGTATGCTGCTGGCAGATCAGACAAATCGGGTGCTATATAGCAATGATCGATCTTGGACTGGCGTGCAGATTACTGAGGGTGGACAGCTATCGCCGCTACTGGAATACGCCGATGTGGGCGGCAGCACGGATCTGAATTACAATCATACCTCGTATATCGCCGACATTTATCCGCTGAAATGGGGCTGGAATCTGGTCGCGCTCATTCCGTATAGCGATGTAACAGAGCGCTTGTCGATCATTCGCTATCTGATCGCTGGCATTACCGGATTGGTTATCGTGGTCGGTGTAGTGCTAACACTGATCGTATCCAATAGCATCGCCCGTCCCGTGATCAAGCTTGCCAATGTGATGAAAAAGATCAAGGACGAGTCCAATATCGACGTCTTTATCGAGCCACCTGAGCAAAATGAAGTCGGTGTGTTATACCGTCAATTCAACAATTTGATGCAGCGAATTAACGGTCTGGTCGATGATGTCGTACGCAGCGGCGAGCGGGAGAAGCAGGCAGAGATGAAGGCATTGCAGGCGCAGATCAATCCGCATTTTATATACAATACGCTGGATTCGGTCAATTGGCTGGCACTCAGCCGTGGTGAGGATGATATTGCGACGATGGTATCCTCGCTAGCAGCCATTCTGCGCTACAGTATCCGCGAACCGGGGGAAAAGGTTCCGCTAGAGCAGGAGATCGACCATGTACGAAACTATGTGAGCATTCAGCAGATGCGATATGGCAACAATTTTGACGTGCAATACGATGTAGATGCTAGGCTGTATCGGTATCCAGTGCCGAAGTTCATTATCCAGCCATTAATCGAAAATGCCATTCAGCACGGAACTGAACGTCACCACGGACAAGGGCATATCGTGCTGCGCGCTCAGATTATCGAAGATGGACGTATCGAAAATGAAGGTGCAACATACCTAGAAGATGCCCCGCGATCCTGCATCCAATTGATCGTCGAGGATAACGGACCCGGCGCAGATATTGATGCTCTGAATCATTATTTGAATCATCATCAGGAGGTATTACCTAGCTCCGACGGCATCGGCATTCGCAATGTTCATCAGCGGATTCGTCTGCATGATCATGACGAACGATATGGGTTACATTTTGAATATAAAAATGGAGTAATGAAATCTATCATTACCCTTCCGTATGAGGAGAGAAAATAA